The Enterobacter pseudoroggenkampii genome contains the following window.
TGCTCTAAATGGTCAGGAGCAAAGTGCGCGTATCTCATTGTTTCGCGAATGTTGGAATGTCCGAGGATTTTCTGCAGTACCAGTATGTTTCCGCCGTTCATCATAAAATGCGCACCAAATGTATGCCTAAGGACATGCGTCTTTTGCCCTTCAGTTAGCTCGATATTCGTGAGTTTGAGCATCTTTTTAAACTCCTGATAGCAGGGCTTGAACATTCTGCCCTGACGTTCGGCTAGCTCGTCATACAACCATTTAGGAATGGGAACGGTGCGATTTTTCATACCTTTGGTTTTTGTGAAAGTCAGTTTGCAGGGAGAGAGTTGAGGCCGCGTCAATCTCTCAGCCTCCCCCCATCTTGCGCCGGTTGCAAGACAGACTTTGACAATCATCGTGAGATCCTCTTTGCCGTATTGCTCGCAGGCTCGAAACAGCTCAGGGATTTGAGAAAGAGTTAGCCAGGACATTTCTTTCTCGGCTTCTTTGAATACGCGCACCCCTTCCAGTGGGTTGGGTAAACTCCACTCCCCTAACCGCCGCAGCTCATTAAACACAGCTATAAGATATTGCTGCTCACGATTCACGGTTATGGGTTTGGCGACCCATTTCGCCGGGTCTTTATGATATCCGTTGTCTATTTCACCACGGAGTCGACGGTCGCGGTAATGAGCCCAATCTTTAGCGGTAAAGCGGGATGCAATTGGGTCGCCCAAACCGTTACACACAATTTGCAGCTTTGCTAACCGCGACTTACTGGCGACTAAAGCCTGTCCGTGCAGGTTATGCCAGAGTTGAATCAACTCGCTTAAGCGTCGGCGATCTTCTTTCTTGCCGAGCCAAGGCTTGTCCTCACTTTCATTCTTCGTAAATGTTTCGAATGCCTCGGCCTCACCTTTTGTATTGAAATGCCGACGTATACGCCGCCCTTCTCGTCCATTTGGGTAGAGTTCGCATAACCATTTGCCATTTTTTTGCTTACTTACAGTCATGATTTCACCGAGGCAATGCTAATTATTCACAAAGCGCTGTTGCAGCATCCATTACCGGATCCAAAGGTATTTTCACTCCTTTGTAATACGGGCTATCCTTCCAAACAGCATCAATATCGCTCCCCTCAAGCTTTCCAGACTTAACGCCGCTAATCGCTAGGCCGTTCAATGGGTAACGGTCATCTGTTGCTTTGTCGTACACAAAGGCATATCGACCGTTAACACAAGAAACCGAAGCTTTTTCAAAAGTTAGCGGCCAGTCTTCACCAAACTTAGCCCCATCTAAATCCTTTGATTTTTCGGCGGATGAAGCCCCAAAAGAAATGGTCAGAAATAAAGCTAAAAATAGTTTACGTTTCATGAGTTCCCTTAAACGTGTTTTTCCAAAGTAAGCACTACAGCTCCGGCAGGAGTAATATCTGAAATATTGCATTCAAATTCAGCAGACTTATTAGTCAACCTGACTTTCCCGCCGGGCAGACGAATTACATCAAAAACATCAAGAGCGCCGTCGATATCAATTAACCAACGCCCATTACTTATGTTCGAAGCCGAACGGTCGACAAGCCAAGAGGAACCTACTCCTTCAACAAAAATCAATTCCTCAGAGTCAGACGGTATCATTGAGGGGTCTGGATACCATGCGCCAGCGTCCTTAAGTTCGCCAGATTCAAGGCGGGATTTTTTAATTGAGTAATTTGATATGGCCGCTTCCTTGTTAGCGCGCATTTGCCCTTTGCCGGTTGCTAACCATTCCAGCGAAACACCGGTATCAAGAGCACAAGTAACAACTACATCACCGGGGAAAAAATCACGGCGTACCCATGTGCTAATCGTTCCTGATGATATACCGAGTAAATCACCAAGCTCTTTTTGCATAGAAAAACCGTAAGCATCAAGGATTCGTCTTAGAACAGCTTTACCCCCTGAAGCCATGACCTCTTCATACAGCTCTTTACCCTTGAGGGTCGTATGTGGAGAGTTTGCTTTTGCAAGTTCACCCGTTACTAACCATCCAATATCTGCGCCCGTTTCGATAGCACATTCAACAAACACATTGCCCGGCACGCTATCTCTGGCAAGCCAACTGCTTATGTTGTTGGCATAAATCCCAAGTTTTTCGCCAAGCTCTTTCTGCGAGCTAAGTCCATAAGCCGAAAGGATTCTTTCGATAGCTGGTGCTGCCCCGTCTCCAAATTTAGCCATGTCTCGCCACCAAAATTAATTTTTGCCATTGCAAAATTAAATTTCGCGAACTAAAGTGACGTTTATCAACCACGATGCACATCAATGCAGTTCACTACAATCAACAGGAGATAATGCGATATGTCAGATGCAAAATCAATCTCGACGCACGACTCGCAAAACTCACAAAATCAAACTGCGCTGTTAGACCCGACTCAGTTTGACGCCATCGTTACAGCAATGCTGCCAGCCCTGCAGACAATGATTCGCTCTGCAATGTCCGACACCATGACAGTGAAAGATTTTGCCGCCACTCGCGGCGTTAGCGAGCGTCTGGTCTGGCAATGGCTTGATGAGGGCATTCTTCTTAAAGCTCCGACCAAAGACTTTTCCAACAAAGAGGAAGCCGGTAAACGAAGCCGCACCCTCGTAAACGTAAAAGCATGGCGCGACAAACTGACTCAACAAGCGATCGATTGTCGCTACATCGACCAGCGCACCGCTCTTAACTGAATTTGATTATGCAAGTTAGAGGGAACTTAACCATGTTTGATTTTCAGATTTCCAAACATCCCCATTATGACGATGCGTGTCGTGCTTTCGCTCAACGTCACAACATGGCGAAGCTTGCCGAACGTGCGGGAATGAATGTTCAGACGTTACGTAACAAGCTCAACCCGGAACAGCCTCACCAGCTCACCCCACCTGAGTTATGGCTGCTGACAGACCTGACCGAAGACTCAGCCTTAGTTGATGGTTTTTTGGCTCAGATTCATTGCCTGCCATGTGTACCGGTCAACGAACTGGCGAAAGACAAACTGCAGTCCTACGTCATGCGTGCTATGCGTGAGCTGGGAGAACTGGCGAGCGGCGCGGTCTCTGATGAGCGACTGACCTCTGCCCGTAAGCACACCATGATTGAAAGCGTTAACTCTGGTATTCGCATGTTGTCTTTGTCGGCACTGGCGCTGCATGCGCGTTTGCAGACCAATCCAGCAATGACGAGTGTTGTCGATACCATGAGCGGTATTGGCGCGTCATTCGGTCTGATTTGAGGTGCTCATGCTGAAAAATGAACCGTCATTCGCGTCTCTGCTCGTTAAGCAAAGTCCTGGCATGCACTTCGGCCACGGCTGGATCGCAGGTAAGGACGGCAAGCGCTGGCACCCGAGCCGCTCGCAGGCTGATTTACTGGCTGACCTGTCCACCAAAAAACAGGGGAAATCATGGCTATCGAAGCTGTTTCCGCGAATGTTCCACTAAAGGCGGGCGAGCGTCTGGCTGGTCTCAACCACATAGCTGAATTGCGTGCGAGATATTGGGGTGATAGCTGGAAAGAGGTTGAGCGTTTTGTCGATGATATGCGCGATAAACGCGATCCACAATTTGAAGAAAATACTCGGGCGCTGGCCGCTATTTTCTTTCTGGCAAAAATACCGGCGGCTCGTCATGAGCTCGAATTAAGTGAGCTGACTACTGACGAGAAAAAAGCATTGATTACAGCGATGAATCATTTTCGTGCAGTGGTGAGCTTATTTCCAAAACGGCTAACCATGCCGAATTAATCCACACAGAAATTTAATGGCGTAAACCCGCCGGGCTTCTTATTGCCCGAAATCAGGAGAGTCAATTATGCGTAATACCGAAACCCGCAGCTTTCACACCGATAGCGATGCACTGGCCGTACTGCTGACCGATGCCAAAAAAGAAGAGCGTAAAGACCGAGCTCTCGCCGTTTCCATGCGTCTTGAGGCGCTGGCTATCCACATCACCAAAGAGGGTATGAGCGGCATCGAAGTCGCCGAACTGCTGCGCCGTGAAGCAACCCGCTTTGAGAATGAATCACAGGAGCTGCACTAATGGCCGACGCAATGGATTTAGCACAACAGCGTGAGCAGGAAGACCGCGAGCGCCACATCAGCAACGCGCGCAGCCGTATCGCTGCGCCCTCTCGTTTCATCTGCGAAGAATGTGACGCACCAATCCCGGAAGCTCGCCGCATCGCGATTCCGGGAGTGGCA
Protein-coding sequences here:
- a CDS encoding DUF2732 domain-containing protein; this translates as MRNTETRSFHTDSDALAVLLTDAKKEERKDRALAVSMRLEALAIHITKEGMSGIEVAELLRREATRFENESQELH
- a CDS encoding DUF2511 domain-containing protein; translation: MKRKLFLALFLTISFGASSAEKSKDLDGAKFGEDWPLTFEKASVSCVNGRYAFVYDKATDDRYPLNGLAISGVKSGKLEGSDIDAVWKDSPYYKGVKIPLDPVMDAATALCE
- a CDS encoding phage filamentation protein Fil family protein — protein: MLKNEPSFASLLVKQSPGMHFGHGWIAGKDGKRWHPSRSQADLLADLSTKKQGKSWLSKLFPRMFH
- a CDS encoding phage repressor protein CI encodes the protein MAKFGDGAAPAIERILSAYGLSSQKELGEKLGIYANNISSWLARDSVPGNVFVECAIETGADIGWLVTGELAKANSPHTTLKGKELYEEVMASGGKAVLRRILDAYGFSMQKELGDLLGISSGTISTWVRRDFFPGDVVVTCALDTGVSLEWLATGKGQMRANKEAAISNYSIKKSRLESGELKDAGAWYPDPSMIPSDSEELIFVEGVGSSWLVDRSASNISNGRWLIDIDGALDVFDVIRLPGGKVRLTNKSAEFECNISDITPAGAVVLTLEKHV
- a CDS encoding TraR/DksA family transcriptional regulator, whose protein sequence is MADAMDLAQQREQEDRERHISNARSRIAAPSRFICEECDAPIPEARRIAIPGVAFCVTCQQIAELKHKHYRGV
- a CDS encoding site-specific integrase yields the protein MTVSKQKNGKWLCELYPNGREGRRIRRHFNTKGEAEAFETFTKNESEDKPWLGKKEDRRRLSELIQLWHNLHGQALVASKSRLAKLQIVCNGLGDPIASRFTAKDWAHYRDRRLRGEIDNGYHKDPAKWVAKPITVNREQQYLIAVFNELRRLGEWSLPNPLEGVRVFKEAEKEMSWLTLSQIPELFRACEQYGKEDLTMIVKVCLATGARWGEAERLTRPQLSPCKLTFTKTKGMKNRTVPIPKWLYDELAERQGRMFKPCYQEFKKMLKLTNIELTEGQKTHVLRHTFGAHFMMNGGNILVLQKILGHSNIRETMRYAHFAPDHLEQAVSLNPLSLYVGDNMAAEVA
- a CDS encoding DUF5347 domain-containing protein is translated as MAIEAVSANVPLKAGERLAGLNHIAELRARYWGDSWKEVERFVDDMRDKRDPQFEENTRALAAIFFLAKIPAARHELELSELTTDEKKALITAMNHFRAVVSLFPKRLTMPN
- a CDS encoding phage regulatory CII family protein; translation: MFDFQISKHPHYDDACRAFAQRHNMAKLAERAGMNVQTLRNKLNPEQPHQLTPPELWLLTDLTEDSALVDGFLAQIHCLPCVPVNELAKDKLQSYVMRAMRELGELASGAVSDERLTSARKHTMIESVNSGIRMLSLSALALHARLQTNPAMTSVVDTMSGIGASFGLI
- a CDS encoding Cro/Cl family transcriptional regulator, translated to MSDAKSISTHDSQNSQNQTALLDPTQFDAIVTAMLPALQTMIRSAMSDTMTVKDFAATRGVSERLVWQWLDEGILLKAPTKDFSNKEEAGKRSRTLVNVKAWRDKLTQQAIDCRYIDQRTALN